The genomic window ACTTGATTATGCGAGGGTCGCGCCATTCCCGTTTGACCCTGAGCAATGTCTTCACTATGAATGAAGGCTAAGCCTTTCAAATCCATGCCATTTTGTGGCACTTTGAGGGGTTGAGACACGGATTAACGTGCCGTGGATCAATGGTGGTATGGCCGAGGAGTTAGGCAGCGGACTGCAAATCCGTGTACGGGGGTGCGAATCCCTCTACCACCTCCATTTTCCCCAGGGGAATAGTCTCAAAAAGTTCGTAAGTAGCGAAAATCAAAAACACAATGGATTCGACAGGTTAGTAGCCTCGGATCGTTTGAAACATCACTCTAAATAACCACCTTTGGTGGCAATCTGGTGGAAACTTGGTGGCAAGTTCTGAAGCCACCTTTTGCACACATTTTTCTCGTGCGCCAACCGCCATACAGGCCGTTGGTTTCTCAACTTCCAAACATAAATTTAAAACAAGGAGTCGTTATGCTTTCAGCAATTAGAGACCTCGTGAGTGCCGTCGCCATTGCGATGGTGTTCGCTTTTTCGAACGGCCAGCAAAAATGGATATGGAGTCAGCTCGCGCAATTGCGCCAACAGATCCTCAAGGAGTCGCGGCAAGATTGGGGCTGCCCGAGCATCTTCGACAAATCGGCTTGCTCGCGCCCTAGGTAGAAAGGGAGCACGGACCGCATTGTTTGGGTACCGACTCACGACGTTCTTGCGAGGCTGCTGAAAGCTCGCGATTTACGAACGTTTGGATACATCTCGCTTTGGTCGTCGGAAGATTGACCCGATGAGCGGGCGAACAATTCCTGTGTTGGACAAGCAGGCGTTGTCACTCGGTACAACAAATGCGACGAACAATTTCGCAACCGCCTTTTCGGAGCGGATGCCAAAGATTATCTTCTTTTCGATGAGCTGACGAAAGGCACGTTTGCATCCCACATGAAACGTACCTACGAATCTTTGGGCCCTGGCTACCGATCTAAGTCGGCGCATTGCTTGCGGCACACATTTGCGACAGACCTGGCGAGCCGAGCACTCGGCGATACCACGCTCTGCAAGATGGTCCTTGGTCATAAGGATGAGGAAACAACAGCGCGGTATGTTCACCTGTTCGAACAAATAAACCAGAAATCCAAAATGAAAATTCAGCGCCGAAACGGCTTGTCTCTGGTGCGGTAGAACTATGCCGCGAATCTCTCAAGCCGGGCAATCTTCGCTAACAAATCTGGGGGTGCCGACGATCCAGCGATTTTCATTTTCCGGATTTGTTCCTGGATCTTGTCAATTTCGGCCAGTATTACGTACTTTCGCTCTAGGACAATCATGTCTTCGAAAAAAGGAAATGGAACAGGAGAACCAAAACGCATGAGTGCTGACGTGCGCTTGTATTCCCTTGCGTTGTACCCAGACTTTCGCACCATCGAAGTGCCGTTGCTGAGCTTCATTGAAAATAAATCGATGAACCGTCGTGGACCTATTCCGAGAAAAGGCTTGATAGTTACTTTGTTTGACAAATTGCTTCCATCTTCGGAGAGCCAGATCGCGTCGCCGTGGAGGTGCTCCGCCTGACTTTTTGCGTATGGTTCGACATACACAACTGTTTTAATACCGGCTGAGATAATGTGTTTGGCGCAGTTGTGACAGGGAAACGTCGTGACGTAGATTGTGCTACCGCTTGTAGACGTTCCACTTCTGGTGGCGCTCAATATTGCCTGCATTTCTGCATGCACAGTTCGGTGAAACTCGGTCAAGTTTCCAATTTCTGTCTCTTTCAATATCTTTGCTGCATATACGTCTTTTTCGTTCGGCTGAATTAAATTGGAGCTGACCAAATATCTCGAAATGTTATCAGAAATTTCGGAGAGTCTTTTTGAATTTGCCTCAATCGAGTATGCCCCATCGTTGGCATGATGACGGCGATCGTAAATTCCACCACCAGCGCGTGGTACATCGTTAGAGCCAGAACTGATGAGATCGCCATTGCTGGACAAAATGACGGCTCCCACTTGGCGAGAAAGGTCCGCAGATCTCGCAGAGGAAGCAAATGCCATATACATTGCGTGTTCGGCTGAGTTTGGAAATTCGAAAGGAGAAGCGAAGATCAAATCCAGGAACCGTTGAACCGAAGTCTTGCCATCTTTAAAATCGAAAAAGACGTCTGCCTCCGAAAACACTTTGCTCAGCTGCTGGCCATAGTCTTTGTTTCCGATTAACGGTGACTCTCCGGACTTGCGCCGACAGCCCTCACACTCGTTCATTCCTTTAAAGTAGTCAGATTCACTGGTGTCGAGGTCGATAAGTTCCTGCGCATATGTGTCAGGTTTTCCGATCTGTTTCTTTAGATGTTTCAAACGATCGTCAGCAGGATTCGAAAGACCAACGAGAAAAAAAGCCTTCTGATAGATTTCGTTTAGGATTTCGATTTCTTCTTTTCGCTTTAGCTGGTCGACGATATATGCGATGCGAATTGCCGACTTTTTGTGAGCAGAGTATCCCGTCTCTGCCAGAGGGCGCACGCCGGTTCCTGCACTCAGCAACTTAGTTCTGCGACTGGAAATTTCAGCGATTGCAAGTTGTGCGAGGATTGAACAATCATCTCCAAATCCGAAAGTAGCAGTGTGATTGGTTTTCACGAGCGCCGCTTTTGCGCTGCGGTTCCGGCTATTCTTAAGAGGAATGACGCTTCACCGATGAGGTGAAGCGTCATTGTTGTTCAGAGCCCAGGCTCTCGACGATCGAAATTTTGTGGTGTACGCTTTTCCCGCAAACTCTCTCAGCGGAGATCAGCATCATGGACTACCTAAGCAAGTGGGAAAAGAATCCCTGGAAACCAAAGACGATCATCTATGAGCCGACCGACGAAAGGCTCACGGCAAGCGCAGGTCTTGGTCCGCTCATCGACGCATTTACACAGTCGCCCGAGTTTCAGGAATTCAAGCGCTGCTTGCCAGAGCGAGTCGGTAATTCAAGTTACAGTGCCGAGCATCTGGCCCTGATCGTTCTTTCTGGCTTCTGGTATGGACACGATTGTCTCGATGACTTGGAGGAATTCAAAGACGATCCGTCGGCCGAAGATAAGCTTGGGGGACTTGCGACGATTAAAACGATCGGCAATTACTTGCGCGACTTTGAAGACGAGCATGTTGAAAAGCTGCGTAAGTTTTTGACCAAGCAAGGCTTCCACTACCGTACGCGAATTGATGGGAAGAAGATTTCAATTACGTTCGACCAAGACTCAACATTCCATGAACAGCACGGCGTAAAGATGGAAGGGGTTGTAATGACTCGTTACAACGCTACGAGGTTCAGCATTTCTACCGAGGTGACTCGGCGTTTTGCAATGAAGACTGTCTTCGTGCGGCGCAATCGAAAGGATTAAAAGGTACCGTCACCGCTCACGGTAACACCGGCTGGGAATCAAAGATTTCCGACGTTACGAACTGGCAGCGATGGCGCTATACCGAAGACGAAATCAAGAAAGCCGAAAGCCAACATCGATCGCTACCATTGATCGATGTTGGCTTTATGATGTACGAGCCGGGCTGGGCACCAGCCGTTCAGTACCCGATCGTAATCAAGCGCACACCGACAGACGATGGTGGACAGACATCGCTTCTCGGAAGTGGTGGCGGCTTTAAGTACTGGGGAGTGTTGTCGTTCCGCGGACTTTATCCACAAACTCCGCAAGAGATTCTCGAGTTTCATCAAAAGCGCGGCAACATGGAAAACTTCATCCGCGAAGGTAAGATCAATTTCGATCTGAAACACTTTCCGTGTCAGAGTCTGCGAGCTAACCATGTCTATGGATTACTCGCGCTGATTGCGCACAATTTCTTAAGAGCGATGGCGATCTTGATGAAACCCGATAAGCCGCACTTTGCAAAAAAGCTTCGGCGCAAAATGATTCACGTACCAGGGCGCCTAGTAAAGGGCGCTGGGTATTTCAGAATGAAGATTCCGAAACGGTTCTACGAGGAGGTGATGAAATGTCGTGAGAGGTGGCTGGAAACCTTTAAACCAGCCCGCGTTCTATCTTCGGCGTGACGAGGATATGAATCGAGCTCTTTGACAACTTCAATCAGTAAGGATCTTTAGCGATTCGGAAATTGGAGGGGTTAGAGACTTGAACCCATGACCTTAAAATCTACTACACCACCGCATTTGGGAAAGAGTGGTTGAAGCGAAGCTTTGACCAAGGCTCAGTGATGCGCCCTTGATTTTTCAAAAAGAACATCCGTGCGGGCCTGACGGCGAGCACCCCGCCCGTAACTTCACTCGTCTTGGAGGTTTTCAGAGCACATTGAAGTGTCGAATCATCGCCTAAGATCGACCGCGAACAAAATCAACGATCGGAAATCCAAGTTCACAAACTCAACCCAAATGACGCGCATCTATTTTCGGATTTGGGATTACTGTTTGCTTTGCAATTGTGAAGGTCAATTCTTTGTCCTCGTCGATCTGGACTCATTGTCGTCGACTGGACAAAAGTAGATACAAGCGCCGGATGAAGGAAGACATGGATATTCGACCAGTAAAATCCAGCCGCCACTGTGCCGATAAGAGACAGATGTTTGGAAGGTTTTTAACGGCCACTCTAGCAGTTGTTTTGGTTGTGTTTGCGGCGTTGGTACCTGCGACTGCCCATGCTGTTAATTTCAATTGTGCGAATGCTTACGCCAAACTCAAAGAGCGCATCAGCTTAGCTTTATTTGGAGAGCCTACTGAGGGTTCCGAGTACGAAATCGCAATGGCCAACTATCTCGCCAAAAATGCCCCGATGCTACGAGATTCAATACAAAGGGAATTCCTTCCACCTCAGCGAGTTGAAATTTTAGAAAGTCTTGGCTGGAAGTTTCAGACGGCTGATGGGAATCCAATCTCATCACCATCACTAACAGAGCTAGACGACGGCTACAAGAGCACCGTCGCTCGTCTTGGGATTCCGGTACATAGACAGCTTCGCCCCGTGCGTGTAGCAAAGACAAAAGATGGGAATTACATCGACGTGGAGTTGAAAGATGAACTTCCAGAAGGAGCAAGGACCGTCGTTGCAGAGCTTCCTACAGAAGAAGTCGTAAAGCTTTTGGCGGCGGGAAAGTTTCCGATGGGAGAATTTACTGAGGTGACACTAGGAAATACTTTTCTGGGGGCACATGATCAGATCGGGCACATTTCTACCTATATTGCACACCCTGATCTAGCGGAAGCTTTGATTGATTCTGCCAAGGTTATACTTCGCGATACGAAGGGTTGGCCAAAAGAGTATGGGTCGACAAACGCCTATAATAATAAGGTTCGACTGGCGCTGGAGTATTTGACGAGGTCACGGGTATCGGCAGAGGAGATGGCAAAAGAGTTACAAATACCAAAATCGTTGCAGACAGAACGTACTTTGACGGTATCAAAAATTATCCAAGAGGATCTCTCGAAAAAGTCCCTGGCCGAGCTAAAGTCGGAAGCGGAGCGGATCTTCAATAAATTTCCTAAGCTAGTTGAAACTCTTGGCGGTGCAAATACCGATGCTTCGGTTTTTAACCGAACGCCTTTTGCTCGAGATGTCGCTCAAATCAGTCGATCGGGGATTGAAGATTACGGCTACTCTTACGATGACGTATCGGATTTATTAGTTTCGGCCAGAAGTCGCGCGGAACTAGAAAGCTCGATTGCCAAGGCAAAAGCCTACCTTTATGGACTCAGTCGTACCACTCCGGCGCAACTTG from Deltaproteobacteria bacterium includes these protein-coding regions:
- a CDS encoding tyrosine-type recombinase/integrase; this encodes MKRTYESLGPGYRSKSAHCLRHTFATDLASRALGDTTLCKMVLGHKDEETTARYVHLFEQINQKSKMKIQRRNGLSLVR
- a CDS encoding dCMP deaminase family protein, with protein sequence MKTNHTATFGFGDDCSILAQLAIAEISSRRTKLLSAGTGVRPLAETGYSAHKKSAIRIAYIVDQLKRKEEIEILNEIYQKAFFLVGLSNPADDRLKHLKKQIGKPDTYAQELIDLDTSESDYFKGMNECEGCRRKSGESPLIGNKDYGQQLSKVFSEADVFFDFKDGKTSVQRFLDLIFASPFEFPNSAEHAMYMAFASSARSADLSRQVGAVILSSNGDLISSGSNDVPRAGGGIYDRRHHANDGAYSIEANSKRLSEISDNISRYLVSSNLIQPNEKDVYAAKILKETEIGNLTEFHRTVHAEMQAILSATRSGTSTSGSTIYVTTFPCHNCAKHIISAGIKTVVYVEPYAKSQAEHLHGDAIWLSEDGSNLSNKVTIKPFLGIGPRRFIDLFSMKLSNGTSMVRKSGYNAREYKRTSALMRFGSPVPFPFFEDMIVLERKYVILAEIDKIQEQIRKMKIAGSSAPPDLLAKIARLERFAA